A single region of the Winslowiella toletana genome encodes:
- a CDS encoding YijD family membrane protein, producing MTEPTHRDKGTLVLAFITGLSINGSFSVLFSSIVPFSIFPLIALGLAAWCLHQRYLNRAMPDGMPSLAAAFFLLGILLYSAIVRAEYPDIGSNFVPTILMVALIFWIGLRIKAGRK from the coding sequence ATGACTGAACCGACCCACCGGGATAAAGGAACACTAGTTTTAGCGTTTATTACTGGCCTGTCGATAAATGGTTCTTTTTCGGTGCTTTTTAGCTCCATTGTGCCGTTTTCAATCTTTCCGCTGATTGCGTTGGGTCTTGCCGCCTGGTGTCTGCATCAGCGTTATCTCAACCGCGCGATGCCTGATGGCATGCCTTCGCTGGCCGCCGCATTTTTCCTGCTGGGCATTCTGCTGTATAGCGCGATTGTGCGTGCGGAGTATCCGGATATTGGATCGAATTTTGTGCCGACCATTTTGATGGTGGCGTTGATCTTCTGGATTGGGCTGCGTATTAAAGCCGGCAGAAAATAA
- the murI gene encoding glutamate racemase → MAIKPQDGNTSSTAATASDLRPTVLIFDSGVGGLSVYDEIRQLLPDLHYLYAFDNVAFPYGEKSEEFIVERVVEIVTAITQITPLALVVIACNSASTVTLPALRARFEFPVVGVVPAIKPAARLTRNGIVGLLATRGTVRRPYTHELVARFASECKTEMLGSAELVELAEAKLHGQPVSLEEIKRILQPWLRMAEPPDTVVLGCTHFPLLSEELQQVLPEGTRLVDSGAAIARRTVWLLEHESPVALSAAGNTAYCMAFTEETAQLMPVLQRYGFEKLEKLTF, encoded by the coding sequence ATGGCTATCAAACCCCAGGACGGGAATACTTCGTCAACGGCAGCTACAGCTTCTGATTTAAGACCCACCGTGTTGATCTTTGACTCCGGCGTCGGTGGGCTTTCTGTCTATGATGAGATTCGGCAACTGCTGCCGGATCTCCATTATCTCTATGCTTTCGATAACGTCGCTTTTCCTTATGGTGAGAAGAGTGAAGAGTTTATTGTTGAGCGTGTCGTAGAGATTGTGACGGCAATTACTCAAATTACTCCTCTGGCACTGGTGGTTATTGCCTGTAACTCGGCGAGTACCGTCACTTTACCTGCTCTGCGCGCGCGCTTTGAATTTCCGGTGGTCGGCGTTGTGCCGGCGATTAAGCCTGCGGCACGCTTGACCCGTAACGGTATTGTCGGTTTGCTGGCGACCCGTGGCACGGTACGTCGTCCCTATACTCATGAGCTGGTGGCGCGTTTTGCCAGTGAATGTAAAACCGAAATGCTCGGCTCAGCGGAGCTGGTGGAACTGGCCGAGGCTAAACTGCACGGTCAGCCGGTCTCTTTAGAAGAGATCAAACGCATTCTGCAGCCGTGGCTGCGAATGGCTGAGCCACCGGACACGGTAGTGTTGGGCTGCACTCACTTCCCTTTATTAAGTGAAGAGCTACAGCAGGTATTGCCTGAGGGCACGCGGCTGGTCGATTCCGGTGCCGCTATTGCACGACGGACAGTCTGGTTACTGGAGCATGAGTCTCCTGTTGCGCTGTCAGCGGCAGGCAATACGGCTTATTGCATGGCTTTCACCGAAGAAACTGCGCAATTAATGCCCGTTTTACAGCGTTATGGCTTTGAAAAGCTCGAAAAATTGACGTTTTGA
- the trmA gene encoding tRNA (uridine(54)-C5)-methyltransferase TrmA, whose translation MTPEQLPIENYDAQLAEKVTRLQGMMSPFAAPEVEVFRSPVSHYRMRAEFRLWHDGDDIYHIMFDQQTRERIRVDSFPAASELINRLMPLLIEAIRDNRVLRRKLFQIDYLSTMSNQVVVSLLYHRKLDDEWQQAAAALRDALRAQGFELHLIGRATKTKICLDQDFVDERLPVAGRELVYRQVENSFTQPNAAMNIQMLEWALDVTAGSQGDLLELYCGNGNFSLALARNFRRVLATEIAKPSVASAQYNIAVNQIDNVQIIRMSAEEFTQAMNGTRQFNRLEGIDLTSYQCETIFVDPPRSGLDDETVKMVQAYPQILYISCNPETLSANLQTLSQTHDVTRLALFDQFPYTHHMECGVLLTRR comes from the coding sequence ATGACGCCCGAACAATTGCCAATCGAAAACTATGACGCCCAGCTGGCGGAGAAAGTCACCCGTTTACAGGGGATGATGTCACCCTTTGCTGCGCCTGAAGTTGAGGTATTTCGTTCACCGGTCAGTCATTACCGGATGCGTGCAGAGTTTCGCCTCTGGCATGACGGCGACGACATCTATCATATTATGTTTGATCAGCAGACCCGTGAGCGTATTCGCGTCGACAGCTTCCCGGCAGCCAGCGAACTGATTAATCGCCTGATGCCGCTGTTGATTGAAGCGATTCGCGATAACCGCGTGTTGCGCCGCAAACTGTTCCAGATAGATTATCTGTCGACCATGAGCAACCAGGTGGTGGTGTCGCTGCTGTATCACCGTAAGCTGGATGATGAGTGGCAACAGGCGGCAGCGGCACTGCGTGATGCGTTACGCGCGCAGGGGTTTGAGCTTCATCTGATTGGTCGCGCCACCAAAACCAAAATCTGTCTCGACCAGGATTTTGTCGATGAGCGTCTGCCGGTCGCGGGCCGTGAACTGGTTTATCGTCAGGTAGAAAATAGCTTCACGCAGCCTAATGCGGCGATGAATATTCAGATGCTGGAGTGGGCGCTGGATGTCACTGCCGGTTCACAGGGTGACCTGCTGGAACTGTATTGTGGTAACGGCAACTTCTCGCTGGCGCTGGCTCGTAATTTCCGCCGCGTACTGGCTACCGAAATCGCCAAGCCGTCGGTCGCTTCAGCGCAGTACAATATTGCGGTGAACCAGATTGATAATGTGCAGATTATTCGCATGTCGGCGGAAGAGTTTACCCAGGCGATGAACGGCACGCGTCAGTTTAACCGTTTAGAGGGTATCGACTTAACCAGTTACCAGTGTGAAACCATCTTTGTTGACCCGCCACGCAGCGGCCTTGATGACGAAACGGTGAAGATGGTGCAGGCGTATCCACAGATTCTGTATATCTCCTGTAACCCGGAGACACTGAGCGCTAACCTGCAAACGCTGTCGCAAACCCACGATGTGACACGCCTGGCACTGTTTGATCAGTTCCCGTATACCCATCATATGGAATGCGGTGTGCTGCTGACTCGCCGCTAA
- the fabR gene encoding HTH-type transcriptional repressor FabR has product MGVRAQQKERTRRSLIEAAFSQLSAERSFASLSLREVAREAGIAPTSFYRHFRDVDELGLTMVDESGLMLRQLMRQARQRIAKGGSVIRTSVSTFMEFIGNNPNAFRLLLRERSGTSAAFRAAVAREIQHFIAELADYLELENRMPRSFTEAQAEAMVIIVFNAGAEALDIDVAQRRQLEERLVLQLRMISKGAYYWYRREQERLAVTLASND; this is encoded by the coding sequence ATGGGCGTCAGAGCACAACAAAAAGAACGTACACGGCGTTCGCTCATTGAAGCGGCATTCAGTCAGCTGAGTGCCGAAAGAAGTTTCGCCAGCCTGAGCCTGCGAGAAGTTGCGCGCGAAGCGGGAATCGCGCCGACATCATTTTATCGTCACTTTCGTGATGTAGATGAGTTAGGGTTGACCATGGTCGACGAGAGCGGTCTGATGCTGCGTCAGTTGATGCGTCAGGCTCGTCAGCGTATTGCCAAAGGCGGCAGCGTTATTCGCACCTCGGTCTCTACTTTTATGGAGTTTATCGGCAACAATCCCAACGCTTTTCGCCTGTTATTACGCGAGCGTTCGGGTACTTCTGCCGCTTTCCGTGCCGCTGTGGCGCGGGAGATACAACATTTTATCGCTGAACTGGCGGATTATCTTGAGCTGGAAAACCGTATGCCGCGCAGTTTCACCGAAGCGCAGGCCGAGGCAATGGTTATTATTGTCTTTAACGCCGGTGCAGAGGCGCTGGACATCGATGTCGCGCAGCGCCGTCAGCTCGAAGAGCGACTGGTGTTACAGCTGCGCATGATCTCGAAAGGTGCGTATTACTGGTATCGCCGTGAGCAAGAGAGGCTGGCGGTCACTTTAGCATCAAATGATTAA
- the btuB gene encoding TonB-dependent vitamin B12 receptor BtuB — protein MIKTKTSLLAFSATAISLWAQNGVAQQNDDQLVVTANRFAQPVSSVLAPTTVVTKEQIDRWQSKTVTDVMRRLPGVDIGQNGGMGQKSSLFIRGTNSGHVLVLIDGIRLNQAGISGSSDLSQIPISLVQRIEYVRGARSAAYGSDAIGGVVNIITGRDKPGTTLTAGLGSHGYQAYDGSTQQQLGENTLLTMAGNYTYTKGFDVEAGFPDVYGTPGQPDRDGFMSKTLYGMVEHQFDDRFSGFFRGYGFDNRTGYDGTWAYDDAFNIIGLPDTRQLYSQTWDTGLRFHEGIYSTQLIASYSHTKDYNYDPAKGRYDASATLDDVQQYNLQWGNTFAVANGTLSAGVDWQKQTSEPGSGFVQSGQEQRNTGVYATTQQKFGSVTLEGAVRGDDNNEFGWHNTWQSAASWEFVDGYSVFASYGTAFKAPNLNQVYSETYGNRDLDPEKSKQWEGGFAGLTGPVNWRISGYRNDIDDLISSDPSTYRFYNIDKAKIKGVEATASFDTGPLSHQISYDYVDPRDVTTNEVLLRRAKQQVKYQLDWTLYNVDWSVSYQYLGERYDKDFNSSYTARSVKLGGVSLWDLAVSYPVTTQLTVRGRIANLFDKDYETAYGYQTPGREYFVNGSYSF, from the coding sequence ATGATTAAAACAAAAACTTCGCTGCTGGCTTTTAGCGCCACGGCAATTTCACTCTGGGCGCAAAACGGCGTTGCGCAGCAAAATGATGATCAGCTGGTAGTTACCGCTAATCGTTTTGCGCAGCCAGTTTCTTCAGTACTGGCCCCGACAACGGTTGTGACGAAAGAACAGATCGATCGCTGGCAATCTAAAACTGTCACCGATGTGATGCGCCGGTTACCGGGTGTAGATATCGGACAAAATGGCGGAATGGGGCAGAAAAGCTCGCTGTTTATTCGTGGCACCAACTCTGGCCATGTTCTGGTGCTGATTGACGGCATTCGTCTTAATCAGGCTGGAATCAGTGGTTCTTCCGATCTCAGTCAAATTCCCATCTCTTTGGTACAGCGCATAGAATATGTGCGCGGCGCGCGTTCTGCAGCCTATGGTTCTGATGCGATTGGCGGCGTGGTAAATATTATCACCGGCCGCGATAAGCCGGGCACCACTCTGACAGCGGGTCTCGGTTCCCATGGTTATCAGGCTTATGATGGTTCGACTCAGCAGCAGTTAGGTGAGAACACCTTGCTGACGATGGCGGGCAACTACACTTATACCAAAGGGTTTGATGTCGAAGCCGGATTTCCGGATGTTTATGGCACTCCCGGACAGCCAGACCGCGACGGCTTTATGAGTAAAACGCTGTACGGCATGGTTGAACATCAGTTTGACGATCGGTTCAGCGGTTTCTTTCGTGGTTACGGTTTTGATAATCGCACCGGTTATGATGGTACCTGGGCCTACGACGATGCCTTCAACATTATAGGCCTGCCGGATACCCGCCAACTCTACAGCCAGACCTGGGATACCGGTTTACGTTTCCATGAAGGTATCTACTCAACTCAGCTGATAGCCAGCTACAGCCATACCAAGGATTACAATTACGATCCTGCCAAGGGTCGCTACGATGCCTCCGCGACGCTGGATGATGTGCAGCAGTATAACCTGCAGTGGGGCAATACTTTCGCAGTGGCTAACGGCACGCTGAGCGCCGGTGTTGACTGGCAAAAGCAGACCTCTGAGCCCGGCAGCGGTTTTGTACAGTCAGGACAGGAGCAGCGCAATACCGGTGTCTATGCCACCACCCAGCAGAAATTTGGCAGCGTGACGCTGGAGGGGGCGGTGCGCGGTGACGACAATAATGAATTTGGCTGGCATAACACCTGGCAATCTGCCGCGTCATGGGAGTTTGTTGACGGTTATAGCGTCTTCGCTTCTTACGGCACCGCTTTTAAAGCGCCCAACCTCAATCAGGTCTACAGCGAAACTTATGGCAATCGCGATCTCGATCCGGAAAAGAGTAAGCAGTGGGAAGGCGGCTTTGCCGGTTTAACCGGTCCGGTAAACTGGCGCATTTCTGGCTATCGTAACGATATCGACGATTTGATTAGTAGCGATCCATCGACCTACCGTTTCTACAATATAGATAAAGCGAAGATTAAAGGCGTTGAAGCCACGGCCTCCTTTGATACTGGTCCGCTTAGCCATCAAATTTCTTATGACTATGTTGATCCACGCGATGTCACGACGAATGAAGTACTGTTACGTCGTGCTAAACAGCAGGTTAAGTACCAGCTTGACTGGACCCTCTACAACGTTGACTGGTCAGTGAGTTATCAGTATCTCGGCGAACGCTATGATAAAGATTTCAACTCTTCTTACACTGCCCGCAGCGTAAAACTCGGTGGAGTAAGTTTGTGGGATCTCGCGGTTTCGTATCCGGTCACAACTCAGCTCACCGTTCGTGGTAGAATTGCCAACCTGTTCGATAAAGATTACGAGACAGCGTATGGCTATCAAACCCCAGGACGGGAATACTTCGTCAACGGCAGCTACAGCTTCTGA